From bacterium, a single genomic window includes:
- a CDS encoding DUF4040 domain-containing protein yields MLDLILLLIFMVVAGIVAVEIKDLLASAIALGAVGFAVAIGFIRLAAPDLAIVQIVIEVLSVVFFVAVILKTTHTDSTLGRKYVGGDIFSFIVFGLFALVFVYFGVQMLLELSVLAPMGRSLGPASLHYVQNAIEGMSETGSANVVTSVVLDYRGFDTLGEATVLFTSVIGVISLLRLEGRKK; encoded by the coding sequence GTGCTTGATCTGATCCTTTTGTTGATATTCATGGTTGTTGCAGGGATCGTTGCGGTTGAGATAAAAGATCTTCTAGCATCTGCGATTGCTCTTGGCGCTGTGGGGTTTGCAGTTGCCATAGGCTTCATAAGGCTTGCAGCGCCCGACCTCGCTATTGTTCAGATAGTCATTGAAGTTCTATCGGTCGTTTTCTTTGTCGCGGTGATTCTCAAGACCACTCATACAGATTCAACCCTTGGACGCAAGTATGTGGGCGGAGATATATTCTCCTTTATTGTCTTCGGTTTGTTTGCCCTTGTTTTCGTTTACTTTGGAGTCCAGATGCTTTTAGAGCTATCGGTGCTTGCGCCAATGGGACGTTCACTTGGCCCGGCATCGCTTCATTACGTGCAAAATGCGATAGAAGGCATGTCCGAAACAGGGTCTGCCAACGTTGTTACATCAGTTGTTCTCGATTACCGCGGCTTCGACACCCTGGGCGAAGCGACCGTTCTCTTTACGTCAGTCATTGGAGTAATCTCTCTCTTGAGACTTGAAGGGAGGAAGAAATGA